The Bacteroides fragilis NCTC 9343 genome includes the window GCCCGGCGAACCATCCCAACATGGGGAGCGTCTGCATACGCCCTTCTTTCTCCGGATTGGGAACGATATCCACATTCAGGTTACTCAAATCATTCAGATATTGTCCGATTCCTTTTCCGTAATTCACCTGTCCGTATACCTGCCATTTCGGAGTTACGTTGAAGGAAGTCGAAGCCTGAAGGCCGTATCCGGCTTTTGAATGTGCCTTGTTGTCCACAGAACTCGAGTAAGTCATGCTGCGTACGATGGCGGCCAGTTTCAGGTGGCTGTTGGCATTCCAGTTATACTGTGCTGAAGCGGTAAAGTCCGGCATACGCTGGGTGTTGATGGTAAGATACTGGTTCGTGGTACCGTCTACCGAAGGCATTTCGACACCGACGCCGAATTTCCAATTTTTCAGTTTGTCACACATGTAGCTCAATTGGGTGGTACGATAGAAAGCTGAGCCGTTAGGGCCGGCGAAGTCGATGGTGGGCGGTAGGGCGGCCAGGTCCATAAAGTTACCATAACTGTATCCCAGGGTAAAGCCGAGGAAGGTGGCATAAGCATTTTGCAGTTCGAAGGTTTTTCCGTCTCCACGGAAGTTTGCAGCGGTGTAAACAACGAAATCCCCTAAACGTTTGGTATGTCCCACCAGCTTCAGGAAGAGGGTGGAAGTGCTGATATCCATCTGGAACTGGTTGCGGGCACGGTCGGCAGAACCTTTGTTGGGGATCAGTGCCGGATAGAAATCCACATCCTTCACAATACCTCCGAAGTCATATTCGGCAGTTGCCCGGACATATCCACCAATACCCAGTGCGAATTTTCCTTGTCGGTCGGTCAGTAC containing:
- a CDS encoding DcaP family trimeric outer membrane transporter — translated: MKTFFRSVAMLLGLGLLPVAAHAQKKVIIEDEEPNSVMFVSTNKAGDEIIRIMNETRLPRFHEPKAPRFVLTDRQGKFALGIGGYVRATAEYDFGGIVKDVDFYPALIPNKGSADRARNQFQMDISTSTLFLKLVGHTKRLGDFVVYTAANFRGDGKTFELQNAYATFLGFTLGYSYGNFMDLAALPPTIDFAGPNGSAFYRTTQLSYMCDKLKNWKFGVGVEMPSVDGTTNQYLTINTQRMPDFTASAQYNWNANSHLKLAAIVRSMTYSSSVDNKAHSKAGYGLQASTSFNVTPKWQVYGQVNYGKGIGQYLNDLSNLNVDIVPNPEKEGRMQTLPMLGWFAGLQYNISKNVFVSGTYSLSRLYSEHTYPSDEPDMYRKGQYLVANLFWNVTSNLQVGAEYLRGWRTDFSSNTRHANRMNALVQYSF